One region of Pseudomonas alvandae genomic DNA includes:
- a CDS encoding WD40/YVTN/BNR-like repeat-containing protein, whose product MSVERIFARRGPLRSVCALALCLLASGPWVAQATTLAVLQQPAIPTAKAQRAVLLGLTRAGERLVAVGERGIVLLSDDAGVSWRQAQVPVSVSLTAVQFVDAEQGWAVGHLGVVLHTQDGGETWQKQLDGERAIALAVHVAERDAHQPGGAGNLAQARHMLEDGPDKPFLDLYFSDRLHGYVVGAYNQIYRTDDGGRSWQPWMQHVDNPQGLNLYGIRALGNDLLLVGERGLLLRSTNAGQSFQALKSPYEGSFFGLLATRDGALIAYGLRGNAWRSDDRGNSWRRLDTGLESTLATAVELRDGSLLLASQSGELLFSHDQGHSFDKRQVRSGGTVAAVQQAVDGSLASVGLSGVAADQDPRASGKP is encoded by the coding sequence ATGAGCGTTGAAAGAATCTTTGCACGGCGCGGTCCGCTACGGAGCGTTTGCGCCTTGGCGTTGTGCCTGTTGGCGAGCGGGCCCTGGGTCGCGCAGGCCACGACATTGGCCGTGCTGCAGCAACCGGCGATACCGACGGCCAAGGCCCAGCGCGCGGTATTGCTGGGGCTGACCCGGGCCGGCGAACGCCTGGTGGCGGTCGGCGAGCGTGGGATCGTGCTGCTTTCGGATGACGCTGGCGTCAGTTGGCGCCAGGCCCAGGTGCCGGTCAGCGTCAGCCTGACGGCGGTGCAATTCGTCGATGCCGAGCAGGGCTGGGCGGTCGGTCACCTGGGGGTGGTGCTGCATACCCAGGACGGCGGTGAAACCTGGCAAAAACAACTCGACGGCGAGCGCGCCATCGCGCTGGCGGTGCACGTTGCCGAGCGCGACGCCCATCAACCGGGCGGCGCCGGCAACCTGGCCCAGGCCCGGCACATGCTCGAGGACGGACCGGATAAACCGTTCTTGGACCTGTACTTCAGCGACCGCCTGCACGGCTACGTGGTAGGTGCCTACAACCAGATCTACCGCACCGACGACGGCGGGCGAAGCTGGCAACCGTGGATGCAACATGTCGACAATCCCCAAGGGTTGAACCTGTATGGCATCCGCGCCCTGGGCAACGATCTGTTGCTGGTGGGAGAGCGCGGCTTGCTGTTGCGTTCGACCAATGCCGGACAGTCATTCCAGGCGCTGAAATCCCCTTACGAGGGCAGCTTTTTCGGCCTGCTCGCGACGCGTGATGGGGCCTTGATTGCCTACGGCCTGCGGGGAAATGCCTGGCGCTCCGATGACCGTGGCAACAGCTGGCGACGTCTTGATACCGGTCTCGAATCGACTCTGGCGACTGCCGTGGAACTGCGCGACGGCAGCCTGTTGTTGGCCAGCCAGAGTGGCGAGCTGCTCTTCAGTCATGACCAGGGCCACAGTTTTGACAAACGCCAGGTTCGCAGCGGCGGCACTGTCGCTGCCGTGCAACAGGCGGTCGACGGCAGCCTGGCCAGCGTCGGCTTGAGCGGCGTGGCCGCTGACCAGGACCCACGGGCGTCCGGCAAACCTTGA
- a CDS encoding DUF1302 domain-containing protein: MDNVKDCLGFKQCALFLALCSAGVMVETVEAMQMDLGDSDWKLRWDNTIKYSQAWRLHGQDSRLTNAPTANGLYPSIQSQGDKNFSSGLVSNRLDLFSEMDLSRQNYGLRVSGAAWYDDIYNQDTDSSEQPHFLSETRKLHGRDAEILDAFVFLRGDLGEDSQGVARLGRHSLIYGESLFYGGNGIANAQGPTDVVKLLSVPGTQFKEILRPVNQISGQLQINPQLSVGAYYQFEWERSNLPGAGSYLSDADPIGYGSGPLREVFGNDTVNGGDLKPRNSGQGGMQIRFKPSGTELELGFYAAQYHDKAPIGLYAYLDGPAAAASGLPILGSYRQVYAEDIKTAGMSFSTAYGPFNFAGETSVRWNAPLVSNLQVVAPGVEADGGDNALFARGKTAHANLSAIYLLSPTAFWDGGSALAELAWNRTLSVTENAAALDSNTTRDATALRVLMEPAYFQIIDGIDLTVPIGMGIVLDGRSSAVNKSGFGNTHSGDWSVGLKATYLQRWDVGLNYVNFFGAPKAGLREDGNFSYGQSLADRDFVSLYVKTSF; the protein is encoded by the coding sequence ATGGATAACGTCAAAGATTGCCTTGGTTTCAAGCAGTGCGCCCTGTTCCTGGCGTTATGCAGCGCGGGTGTGATGGTCGAGACGGTCGAGGCCATGCAAATGGACCTGGGCGATTCCGACTGGAAACTGCGTTGGGACAACACCATCAAGTACAGCCAGGCCTGGCGCCTGCATGGGCAGGACAGTCGCTTGACCAACGCGCCCACCGCCAACGGCCTGTACCCGTCGATCCAGAGCCAGGGCGACAAGAATTTCAGCAGTGGCCTGGTCTCCAACCGCCTGGACCTGTTTTCCGAAATGGACCTCAGCCGGCAAAACTACGGGCTGCGGGTGAGCGGCGCGGCCTGGTACGACGACATCTACAACCAGGACACCGACAGCAGCGAACAACCGCATTTCCTCAGCGAAACCCGCAAGCTTCATGGTCGCGACGCGGAAATCCTCGACGCCTTCGTGTTCTTGCGCGGCGATCTGGGCGAAGACTCCCAAGGCGTCGCGCGCCTGGGCCGACACAGCCTGATCTACGGCGAAAGCCTGTTCTACGGCGGCAACGGCATCGCCAATGCCCAGGGGCCGACCGATGTGGTCAAGTTGCTCAGCGTGCCGGGCACACAATTCAAGGAAATCCTGCGGCCGGTCAATCAGATCTCCGGGCAGTTGCAGATCAACCCGCAGTTGTCGGTGGGCGCCTACTATCAGTTCGAGTGGGAGCGTTCCAACCTGCCCGGCGCCGGCAGCTACCTGAGCGATGCCGATCCCATCGGTTACGGCAGTGGTCCGCTGCGCGAAGTGTTCGGCAACGACACGGTGAATGGCGGCGACCTGAAACCGCGTAACTCGGGGCAGGGCGGTATGCAGATCCGCTTCAAACCGAGCGGCACTGAGTTGGAACTGGGTTTCTACGCGGCCCAGTACCATGACAAAGCGCCAATCGGCTTGTACGCCTATTTGGACGGCCCGGCAGCGGCGGCCAGCGGATTGCCGATCCTGGGGTCCTACCGCCAGGTCTATGCCGAAGACATCAAGACCGCTGGCATGAGCTTCTCCACGGCCTACGGCCCGTTCAACTTCGCCGGTGAAACCTCGGTGCGCTGGAACGCGCCGCTGGTGAGCAACCTGCAAGTGGTGGCTCCCGGCGTCGAAGCCGATGGTGGCGACAACGCGTTGTTTGCCAGGGGCAAGACCGCTCACGCCAACCTGTCGGCGATTTACCTGCTGTCGCCCACCGCGTTCTGGGACGGCGGCTCGGCCCTGGCTGAACTGGCGTGGAACCGCACCTTGAGCGTGACTGAAAACGCGGCCGCGCTGGACTCCAACACCACCCGCGATGCCACGGCGCTCCGCGTCCTGATGGAGCCGGCGTACTTCCAGATCATCGATGGGATCGACCTGACCGTGCCGATCGGGATGGGGATCGTGCTTGATGGGCGCTCCTCGGCGGTCAACAAGTCCGGCTTCGGCAATACCCACTCCGGCGACTGGAGCGTCGGGCTCAAGGCGACTTATCTGCAACGCTGGGACGTCGGCCTCAACTACGTGAATTTCTTTGGCGCACCGAAAGCCGGGCTGCGCGAGGACGGCAATTTCAGTTACGGACAGTCGTTGGCCGACCGCGACTTCGTCTCGCTCTACGTGAAAACCTCATTCTAA
- a CDS encoding coniferyl-alcohol dehydrogenase, with product MKLDNKIVLVTGVSSGIGAATASLLRAQGAQVIGVDLKAPHMTLDGFVQGDLSSAEHIDRLLPQLPARFDSLCNIAGVPGTADPQLLARVNYLGLRHLSQALLPRINAGGSIVNIASILGAEWPLRLEQHKALARLEGFAAGQAWLAEHPVPAPTCYQYFKEALIVWTYVQAQPWFLEHSVRMNSVAPGPVFTPILDDFVSMLGEARTQADAHRMKRPAYADEVAAVIAFLCAEESRWINGVNLPVDGGLASTYI from the coding sequence ATGAAACTCGACAACAAGATTGTGCTGGTAACCGGCGTCTCGTCGGGCATCGGCGCCGCCACGGCGAGCCTGCTGCGAGCCCAGGGCGCCCAGGTGATCGGCGTCGACCTCAAGGCGCCGCACATGACCCTGGACGGTTTTGTGCAGGGCGATTTGAGCAGCGCCGAGCACATCGACAGGCTGCTGCCGCAGCTGCCCGCGCGGTTCGACAGCCTCTGCAACATTGCCGGGGTGCCGGGCACCGCCGATCCGCAACTGTTGGCGCGGGTCAACTACCTCGGCTTGCGTCACTTGAGCCAAGCGTTGCTGCCGCGCATCAACGCGGGCGGCAGCATCGTCAACATCGCCTCGATCCTGGGTGCCGAATGGCCATTGCGCCTGGAACAGCACAAGGCGCTGGCACGCCTCGAAGGTTTCGCCGCCGGGCAAGCCTGGCTGGCCGAGCATCCGGTGCCGGCCCCGACCTGTTACCAGTACTTCAAGGAAGCCTTGATTGTCTGGACCTATGTGCAGGCCCAGCCCTGGTTCCTCGAACATTCGGTGCGCATGAACAGCGTCGCGCCAGGCCCGGTCTTTACCCCCATTCTCGATGATTTCGTGAGCATGCTCGGCGAGGCCCGGACCCAGGCCGATGCCCATCGCATGAAACGTCCCGCCTACGCCGATGAGGTGGCGGCGGTGATCGCCTTCCTGTGTGCCGAAGAATCGCGCTGGATCAACGGCGTCAACCTGCCGGTCGATGGAGGATTGGCATCCACCTACATCTGA
- a CDS encoding DUF1329 domain-containing protein produces MQNTTFLNTCLLTLALASTGLAQAAVAPDQAARLKTDLTPFGAERAANADGSIPAWQGGYTQVAPGYKPGDKRPDPFAGEKPLYAIKASNIEQYAGELAEGTKLLLKKYPDYRLDVYPTHRSAAAPQWVYDNTGKNATRATLDVDSEKVSNAYGGIPFPIPENGAQVLWNYRLSWQGGDTISSPFDTWLMTAGGKKVQATRAQYTYQFPYYVEGGSPENYSGKYLLGKLFTELPSSKAGEGLMTHWDLDPANRAAWQYLVGQRRVRRAPNIAYDTPDFVTSGVGLFDEAFMLFGPTDRYDLKLVGKKELIVPYNNNRAALAKSDDLVRVNFLNPDLVRWEKHRVWVVEATLKSGKRHVVPRRTYYVDEDSWQILMADGYDAQGKLGRQMYSLTLLAPDLPALTAQVMWGSYNLDTGAYFLNSSSNDLAVQYQKVAKPSASYFTPDAMANENMR; encoded by the coding sequence ATGCAGAACACAACATTCCTGAACACCTGCCTCCTGACCCTGGCGCTGGCCAGCACGGGCCTGGCGCAGGCGGCGGTGGCGCCTGATCAGGCCGCGCGCCTGAAAACCGACTTGACCCCCTTCGGCGCCGAGCGTGCCGCCAATGCCGATGGCAGCATTCCGGCCTGGCAGGGCGGCTACACCCAGGTTGCGCCCGGCTATAAACCGGGAGACAAACGACCGGACCCATTCGCCGGGGAAAAACCGCTGTACGCGATCAAGGCCTCGAACATCGAACAGTACGCAGGCGAACTGGCCGAAGGCACCAAGTTGTTGCTGAAGAAATACCCGGACTATCGCCTCGACGTGTACCCGACCCATCGGTCGGCGGCCGCGCCGCAATGGGTCTATGACAACACCGGCAAGAACGCCACCCGCGCCACGCTGGACGTGGACAGCGAAAAAGTCTCCAACGCCTACGGTGGCATTCCATTCCCGATCCCGGAAAACGGTGCGCAAGTGTTGTGGAACTACCGCTTGTCCTGGCAGGGCGGTGACACCATCAGCTCGCCGTTCGATACCTGGCTGATGACCGCTGGTGGCAAGAAAGTCCAGGCGACCCGGGCCCAATACACGTACCAGTTTCCCTACTACGTCGAAGGCGGCAGCCCGGAAAACTATTCGGGCAAGTACCTGCTGGGCAAGCTGTTCACCGAGTTGCCGTCGTCCAAGGCCGGCGAAGGCCTGATGACCCATTGGGACCTGGACCCGGCCAACCGTGCGGCCTGGCAGTACCTGGTCGGCCAGCGCCGGGTTCGCCGGGCGCCGAACATTGCCTATGACACGCCGGACTTCGTGACCTCTGGCGTCGGCCTGTTCGACGAAGCGTTCATGCTGTTCGGGCCGACCGATCGCTACGACCTCAAGCTGGTGGGCAAGAAAGAGCTGATCGTCCCTTACAACAATAACCGCGCCGCACTGGCCAAGAGCGACGATCTGGTCAGGGTGAATTTCCTCAACCCGGATCTGGTGCGCTGGGAGAAACATCGGGTCTGGGTGGTCGAGGCCACGCTCAAATCCGGCAAGCGCCATGTCGTGCCGCGCCGCACCTACTACGTCGACGAAGACTCCTGGCAGATCCTGATGGCCGACGGTTATGACGCCCAAGGCAAACTCGGTCGGCAGATGTATTCGTTGACGCTGCTGGCGCCAGACCTGCCGGCCCTGACCGCACAGGTCATGTGGGGCAGCTACAACCTCGACACCGGGGCCTATTTCCTCAACTCATCGAGCAACGACCTGGCGGTTCAGTACCAGAAAGTCGCCAAGCCTTCGGCGTCGTATTTCACGCCGGACGCCATGGCCAACGAAAACATGCGCTGA